The Setaria italica strain Yugu1 chromosome IX, Setaria_italica_v2.0, whole genome shotgun sequence genome has a window encoding:
- the LOC101755836 gene encoding uncharacterized protein LOC101755836, translated as MDAYCAKIRKLEAHFDGLEFHHVPRDHNVAADVLSKLGSKCAQVPVSVFVQDLRKRSIKVLDPDQANEPSDQALANLKSAEVMMIEAEEDWRALFIALITDQLAPKDNVEHEKLAQRSANYVVIGTELFKKAASTGIMMKCVLRIKGIELLDEIHLGICGSHAASGTLVGKAFRFGFYWPTAVADAKELVKR; from the coding sequence atggatgcttactgtgCAAAAATTCGCAAGCTTGAAGCCCACTTCGACGGCCTCGAGTTCCATCATGTCCCCAGGGACCACAACGTCGCTGCcgacgtcctatccaagctcggcTCCAAGTGTGCACAAGTTCCAGTCAGCGTATTTGTTCAGGATCTTCGGAAACGTTCTATCAAAGTCCTGGACCCCGACCAGGCTAATGAACCTAGTGATCAGGCTTTAGCCAACCTAAAATCCGCcgaggtcatgatgatcgaggCAGAAGAAGATTGGCGCGCCCTATTCATAGCCTTAATCACTGACCAGCTGGCACCAAAAGACAATGTTGAACATGAGAAATTAGCTCAGCGCAGTGCAAATTATGTTGTTATAGGCACAGAACTCTTCAAAAAAGCTGCATCTACAGGCATAATGATGAAATGCGTTCTACGCATTAAAGGCATCGAACTATTAGATGAAATCCACTTGGGAATATGTGGAAGCCACGCTGCTTCTGGCACTTTGGTTGGCAAAGCTTTCCGATTcggcttctactggcccacagcagtagccgatgcaaaggaaCTCGTCAAGCGTTGa